The following DNA comes from Hippoglossus hippoglossus isolate fHipHip1 chromosome 12, fHipHip1.pri, whole genome shotgun sequence.
CAGTACAGCTTCTATGTCATCGAGTCAACTTTTATGACGactaaaatatacatttttgacaCTGTCACAAAGGCATAAATTCAACTATGTTTCAGCAGAGGTCAGAGCTAATGATGGAGTCGTACTGTCACAGTCTCACTTGTGTATGAAAATATAACGCAGTGAGGTAACACAACCTTAAACTATGACTTCAGTAATAAACTTATAACATTGTTAACCAAAACTGAGTTTTATAAATGAGGAATTCATGATGAAATTGTTGTATTGCAAGAGATTGTACAGGTGTACCTAACAATATGGCCACGCAATGAACCAGCATTTGACCCCAAAGAGGGACGCCCCAGCATCACAGCACTTAAATCACACAAGGCTGAAAGTAAAGATATTACAATTTGTTTCTGAGATGAGGTATTTAATGAGTTTTTCAAATTCAAGTTAAATACTGGTTTTCAGTCAGAAGGCAGACAACTGTTACAAGTAAACGCACACAACAATCATTACACAGAacttaaattactttttcacacacacatcaaccaACGCCGTCCCACCTCTCCTTGTCAAGGCAGGgagtcaaaggttaaaggtcagagTCCTCCATTCTCCTCCAGTTTTTGGAAAAGTGCCAGGCTGCGGAGGTGCGTCTGCCTCTCTCCGTTCTTCCACAGAATCAGCAGGTGGTCCGTCGAGCATGTGACCAAACCGTTCTCCTTGAAGCTCACAAACATCTGAACGGAATGCaaaaggattttattttattttttaaatgctacTGTCACACCATCTTGAAGCgagacatactgtatgtttgcaCGTCATCGTACCTGCACTGCCCCGGAGTGTCCGATCAGGTCCCCTGTCAGCTCCAGAGTCCTCGTGTTGGGGACATCTATGATCTTCTTTGTCGGAGGACCGGTCTGTTTGTGAGAACGGCCAAATGTCCACATCCCAAAGAACCCTGAGTTGAAAAGAACCACTTTTAGAATATTGAATGAAACTATTACTGTTACTACTGAAGAGAAAACCATCCTTCTACAACTGATTGATTGAGCCTCTGAATTTAAAGCttaataatattttcatattgaaaaTGGCTCAAATGGTTCCATGTGATGTGAAAGACAAGTTGACTTGGATGGAGAACCTTATGCTTTTAGCCATCATGGCTGCTTTCAACACTTCATTTCAGTCAGACTGCATTTGAATTGATAAGGTTTATATGTAAATCTGTTGGAGGCTCAAGCAGATTGCCCCAATatacaaattatataattaaagtaatttcCCTTAACTTCTACAACAGAGGTTTTAAATGCAAAGTTACCAATTTTCATATAGTCCCAATAGCCACATTAAGGAGAAATACAGCAGGCTTAAATATACCGGACTTTTCCTTTAACCTGCAAATGCTATACTTTAGGGTAATGGACATAAATTGGGATTAACACTGACTTATCAAAAGTTTAATATTGATATGATAAACTCATTAGAAAACATTTggttatttacacatccagctaTTAAAGAGAAAGATAAGCATTTAGATGTTTGTGTCCAGTATCCCCTCTCCTTCAGCTCTGTTTTCGGTCTCTACCTACTCCGAGGGGAAATATCTGGCTCCaaagctgctaaatgctccaccaTATTCATCAGCTGGTTTCTGACTATGGTCATCTGTGATTTGGTGCTGAGCACATGAAGTAGTTCAGTGGATTTTAGAGcattttcactgaaaacacCTTAGTGTTGAgtctgaaaaccaaaacaaagagctaaAAGATGCTAAACAGCTGCATAGAGCTGAGAGGAATTGCAGAGGTTGGTGAAAATGCTTTCTGTGATATTCACTCCTTTCACATTacagtgttgttttttgaaaagtCTTCATTGCCAAGTCTAATTGTCGAAATTGCCCCATTCACGTGAAACACGCCAGGTTGAAATATACTAACTTTTTCCCTTAAAGACCACAGGAGATGCATGTAGTTGGTTTCTGGTTTGCTACAGAGACATAAAGCAAACAAGAGGCCTTTGGTGATGATTAGCGAGGGATGTTCTCTCCAGCCAAGATCTATTCAGAATCAGCACAGCTCTGCACTGACTAGAAGCAGCCAGACCATCAAAGACAAAATGTACACGCAGACAAACACTCAACTTAAGACCACCGCACTCAAGTACAACACACGGCCTCTCTGAGTGCCAGGAGAGAACACTTTTCCTTTGataaacacaacagcacatCTGGACTGCATTAGTGTTCCTCCACACATCAAAACTctccactgtaaacacacatattGAGTTGAGTGGAGGCTATTTTTTCCTCAGTCTTTGAACTTTCTGATTCATACTTAGGTATGTGATCAATCACTGGGATCGTAATCCAGTGTTCTTAACAACACAAATCCACAGGAATAAAATAGGACGATGGATTTCTACTTGATACGTCTTTATGTTAGCATCAGCAGTGTGAGGCCAGACCTGAAATAGTTGTcttgtattgtttgtgtttattgctgctttcagacattcattgaactctgggtaatctcctgacattctctgaaggagctgtatgtgagaatgcaaatgtcacagTAAGTCCCCTAATAAAAACCCCTGAGGACGTCcgaatgagccgatgtgagaacactcAGTGCTGATGAAATTCCAAACACGCgaaagatacaaaaataaaaaacaaaaaataattcaaatatctgAGGATGGTAAAGAGGAGCCAGAGATGAAGAAGACACTGAGGAAGATGTCTAAAGAGTTTtcggtgataagggccgacaccggtgtcaatgtgctgtaaacaaaaatgtgatCTCTGCTGTGGAATAAATACATTacctcctgtctctgcctgctgctgcacccctcacctgaatcctccggggatttctgttttgttgtgaatgcatctgagcagagaatctccttgCATTTAttatgtgtgaaaatgtgtgtatgaacgtgtgtgtgtttgtgtgtatgtacgtgtgtgtgtgtgcgtgtgcgtgtgtgtgtcacctggAGAGGCAGGTTCCCCAGGCAGAGGTAACTCCTGGATCTCCCACATCCTCACACTACCGTCTTCAGAGCAGGACATCAACGCGCTAAAACAGACAACAGTGTCAGAGCTTGAATGTCAATCACAAGCTGTTCTATTTCTAGTTATTCTTCCTGTTAggacacaaacatgcactgtGTTGTACTCAGGCTGCCACTTCTGCAGGCATCTTTATGGATGTTTGTATTGTTGAGCTCAAGGATATCTGTAATAAACCAAAGCTGAGAAATTACACTGAAATCAAAGAAGATTTCAACAGCTGACTGATTAAACACCAGACTGATCACCTGATTACATTTATCTAACAGAGAGGATAGAGGTTCCTGTGTACCAGACTGGCATCTGAGACAGAGTCAGACACAAAGTAAAGGCAATCATGACAAGCAGCGTTTGTGGGGTTTTTTATGTTGATAAAGATTAATTTCATTATTAGTTCCATTGCCCCATGTGCAGTGAACTAAAGAAACCACTCTATAAAGAAACCACTTAGAGTCCAGATGTGCTATTAACAAAAAActtatgttaaatgttttggAAACAATTCTAGAAAATAAGTGGTGGCTGAACCAGTGGACACTGTTTCTGACGGTGAAGTAAACTGAAATGTTCTCTTGTTGACCTCTGAACCCAATATTATGATTTCCAGTGTGATCCTTTTGTCAGTTGTTGCTGTCTCGTCTTCTGTATGCCCAAACAATCTGGACATCATTTGATGGAAGACacttatatatacacaaatcaATCAATATATTCTTatcatgtttcatttatttatatcatgtttcattaaaaaaaaaattatggtgaaatataaataaaccatcaaaaataaagcaaatttaCTGAGCTTATATTCcataaaatgaaatatcttCAAGATTTTTCAGAGAAGTTACTTTCAAACTATTAAACAGACCTTTGCATTTTACATGAAGCTTTGACTTGAAGCTTCCTTAAGATCTACAAGAGCATCTTTGAAAGAACCAGGGTAGTGGCAACCTGATGTGCATGAAACCCGTTTGTTTCACTGTTCAGTCTAAATAAGTCTGAGGCGCTTTCATCtaatctttgcttttttgttcTTGTTAATTACTCAATGATGTCACGTCTTTCTGACTCTAAAAGTATTCtaataaaaaggaagaaaatctGTCTTTGGTTGAACTGGTCACACAGCCCATGGAAAGAGATCACAAGTAAGAGTTTCATGGTATAAAAAGGGTCACAAATCACAaaccaaatgtttaaaaaaaatgttagaaataaagtatttatccAAAGAAAAAACCTTTAGATGTACTCATACTGTAATCCTACTTCTCTGTCATACTTTGGAGAGGGTAGAGACAAGAAATGATAAGACGAATGTGAGATGTGTTACCTGTCCGACAGCAGCATGGTGTGTAAGACATTGGAGTCATGGGCAACCTTCCTGTAGGCCACCACTGATTTGGTCCGAATGCTGTAGACATACAGACCACTGCCCACCGCTGCGAGGATGagctacaacacacacaaagtgtgttatttattttatgtatcacaacaacaaaacaacatgtaATTTTCTGATGACAGAAAACCACATCCACTGCTCCCGTCTCCTTCACCTTTCCATTTGTGGTGAGATGCTGAATGGACATCTCGCTGGGTTTGGGAGCCCCCAGTCGTATCTCAGCCTGAGCGGAGGTTTGCGACTCCTCCCACAGGATGTGCTCATAGGCCAGAATGTTCCAATCGATCGCATCCCATAAGATCAACTCGCCAGCATGGGAACCGCTCACAAAGAGCCCGTCTGAGGAAGACATGGAAGCATACAGAGCAGCACAGTCATGATTAAGTTGTATGTAGAAAGTCAGATAAAGTCGCTTTaaatacctccgccaaggaggttatgctttcatGGACGattttttgttggtttgattattggcaggataacacaaaaactgctgaactgaTTTCAATTGAATTTTGTTGAGGGTTTGGGGCATGACCAGATTCAactttggtgcggatctggataaATGGGCGGATCCAGGGCAAGATAATGTGTTATGTTAGGTATGTGCTCTCCAAGTACCCTACAAATGTTCAGTAATGTTTCCTCGAGGACACTGACCATTGACGTTGATAAGAGCTCGAATCTGGTCTTGGTGGTCGGACAGACAGCGCATTTCAGCCACTGACACAGAGGAATCAGTAGAAAATGTCAACCTGTAGATCACTGCGAAAAGAGGAAGACATACACATTATTTTAAGCCATGTGCTTTTCCTTTATACATTCATGACATACTGTTAGAAATAAACAATCCTGTTAGGGGACATCATTAAAATCTCTCTCTTACTTATTTCTTTATCCATAGCAGCAGCTATGCAGTTCTTGGGCAGTTCTATCAAAGCAGTTATTCCTGCAAAATGGTAAAATGCGACAACAACAGTAATCAGCATGTGTGCAAACAGCGGTGTCAGGGGTGAACTCAGTTGGTGCAACAGACGACTAATGAAAGGTGTTCTgtgacagttgtttttttccccttgttttCTCCTCACCAGTGTCGctgtggttctgtctgtgacactgcagctgaaagtctttgttccacacacacagctcctctccaccggagaaccacacacacagtcgctcCAGCACCAGCAAGCACTgagggaagacacacacacagctgggtgAAATAAAGATGTGCTATTTTTAAATtgggcgcgcgcacacacacacacacacacacacacacacacacacacacacacacacacacacacacacacacacacacacacacacacacacacacacacacacacacacacacacacacacacacacacacacacacacacacacacacacacacacacaaattccaGTGAAGTAAGAATCAAATATAATTAGTTGCAGCAATTAACCAACAATTAAGTCTGAAGAGGTGGAGTCGTAGATGCCATGACTGACATATACAAGAAAATCTAATGTGAAGCACCAGGATGTATTTAGcatttctgcagctgaacatTTCCTGCCTAATATTTTCAAGTTTTAATACATTGAATACAGTTTACAGATAAAAAGATAGATATCTTTGTATGGAGCTTTTCAGAATGGATTGTGATGGTGAACAAGGAAACCAGAAGCACCTTGAAGCCTTAAATTGCAAAAAGCAGAAACTTGGGTTTATGTATCATTTAGCACATAAATAACTACTTCTGTGGACAATTATATTTTACTGCTTCTGAGATGAAACTGATATTAacataaaaagtaaatacacaCTTTGATATTGTAAATGTAACCACaaatttatattataaattttGCTTCTGTTTACCATCAGACTGATAATTAAGGACAGTGAGCGCAGTAAACTCatggattttatattttttaataaacatctCCGCGACTAATAATTAATCAGCTTGATACATTATCTTAATTACATGATTTATATCAACACATGCTGTTTTATGACAAGTTAGATTAAGAgactaaatgaaatgttaaaaatgcaGACAACCTCATTAAACCTTTTTATTGTGATCTAACAGTTCTGCAGTAGATGTTACACCTTTGTGGAACtctagttttgtttttcaatttcgTCAGACGAAATCCCGATGAAGGGCTATTACCAAAACATTCCAAATTAATATATCACTGCAAGTTTCAAAAATGTGTGGTCCACTTACTGTTCTCTGCCGCACCTGTCACTTAATAGATGTGTGAAGGAGGTTTCTTTATAGTTAAATTTCAGTGActtttttgtatgtgtgcattAGGGATGATAGTTAAGCGGTgacgttttttttgtgttcttaATAAGGCATTATAAGACATGCGTTTGATTCCCCCGTTAGTGTTTAAtcaagtgctgctgctgctgccttcacatTAATCACTTTAGACATGTGTCATGTTGGAAGGATTAGGGGCAGGTTACTACGCAGAGACAACAGCAATTATCCAGACACGAGACCAATAAGCAAAACAATACTCACATTTATGTCATAGGTTTTATCACATTACCTTTACAGATGACTGAAGATCTGAAATGGTCTGAACCCTGTTGCCCGTATCAGGGTCCCATAACTGGAAAATTCAGGATTAAGGAGAATCGAATAACAAACCCAACAGTTACATGTGAATGAGTCTGGAGTGTTCTTAAATGTAATGGTGTTTTCTCAGTCTTTTGGTATAAGGATACACTGAGACTTCTGTCTGAGGAGGCCGTGATGAGGGAGGTGTGCGATGTGAGGCCATTATTACAGGTGAAGGTTGTTATGGCTGTTATTTGCTGGGAATGGCCCCtcagctcctgcagcctctccccTGTCTAACAGCCAagcaaaaaaaattattttgaaattaGTGTGTCCATGTTCGCAACATTAaacaatgataataaacttGCAACGTATTACCTCAACATTCCACACCAACACAAGGCCATCGTCCCCAGCTGAGGCACATCTGCAAAGGATTACATGGAAGGAATGAGTTGTTTCTTGAAACCAGACTCGTGTGACATATATACCTCAGAGATGTCGGCAGGTTTCATCTTCAGCAGGTTGACTAGTCAAACACTGCAAGAAAATCTCTATTTCAGTGAGGAATCATTTCCTGCAAGTCCATCTCCGCCTGGGGAATCTTAAAAAACATCTGTCCTGGGGCTTACCACCTTCATTTGCCCTTTGACCCCCGAGCATCCGCACTACCTGTTCCCAAAATCAACAGACATGATGAGCGgatgaaaaaagagagataaaaTGAGAAGAGAAGGAACTGTCGAGGATACGTTTTCAGATTTCAAAAGCAATCCGGAGAGAATTTTCTGGCCTTTGCCCCCGACTGTGGACCTGTGTGTGCGGAGAGGACACGACCCAGAGGAGGGGGTTATTATTGGAGGAGGCCAGGCGTGAAGCATCCCACacctcctgacacacacacacacacacacacacacacacacacacacacacacacacacacacacacacacacacacacacacacacacacacacacacacacacacacacacacacacacacacacacacacgtacttaGTTATGTTATAAATCCCAATCTGACCACTTATGCAGACCCACTGTACCATGCCACTGTGCAGCATGCTTCCACAAAGCATCGCAGAGAAAATAGCAGGTGCAAAATCCttatatgtgtgcgtgcatgtgtgtgcagaccACAATAACAGGCTTTGGTTACACCGTACTGTGCACACACAATCACCCAGTGGTGATGATTGGGCTCTTGTCATGCTCTGTAAGTTTGCTGTAGGTGAGGATCTCCTGTCAATCACAGGGGGATCGAGGCCAGCCAAGggtagagaggagagaggttagagtaggggggggggggggggggggggggggttgtggtcTGCTTACCTGAAGTCATCAATCTGCACCAGAAATCGaacaatgtcaaaatgtcctttcagcacctgcagctcagtgaaGCAGTTTTTGGGCTGTTCCTCACCAATGCACAACACCAGGCTTTTCTGCAGACGTAAGAGGGAAAGTGGTGAGACAAACAGGCTGAGGTGCacggagcgtgtgtgtgtgtgtgtgtgtgtgtgtgtgtgtgtgtgtgtgtgtgtgtgtgtgtgtgtgtgtgtgtgtgtgtgtgtgtgtgtgtgtgtgtgtgtgtgtgtgtgtgtgtgtggtggaaaGTAACTCAAAGTACTTcaactttatttcttcttttactgCTTAACATTTATCTGAGAGctataattacttttaaaatgtattatcttTATTGCCGGAAACATGTATTATCATCCCAGGTTCATCTGGATTATTTCTCAATGAACTGTTTTATCATTTAGTCTCATTAAGTGCCCACCAAGAAGTTCCAGAGCCGGAGTCTGTctttaaatgtctcattttgTTCAACCAAGAGTACAAAACCTAAATAGTTTCAGTTTACAATGAtatgtgacaaagaaaagcagcaaatcctggCATTTGAGGAAGTTGGAACATTTAGAAaataggacaagatgttgaTTATCCCTTAGACgaatatttagcattttttgcAATTTATTCTTAAAAAATGTACCAATAGCCaccattttttgttgtttgctgttcAACTAATAAAGTTCTTAtgttaaaataacataatatatttaaagaGTGTCAGAAATCTTAATTTAATAACAGCCTCTGCTGGGAACCACCTGTCTGAACTACTTTACTTTCATATTACATAACatagtttttattgttgtagcTGAGATGGCGCTTGTTTTGTCTACCTTACATACAGTTAACTTGTGTACTCAGACTAGTCAGCCCCGCTCCTACGTGTCACTGGATTAATCTGAATCGTCGTGAGATAATTATTGGGAAAAACATCTGATGCACAATTTTTTTGATATTTCACTCATCACTGATTTATTAGATCATTTTACCTTCCTGAGCCTTAAACAACTgttaatgaatcaataaatcTAACTTTTTTTGTCCCCAGCAGAATGACACATTTGTGGGAAATATTGGTGTAAAACACTTTTAGCTCCTGACCCCAAATATCAACACAGAATTTTGATCATAACACATGTTAAATTTCACCCTGAGCAGTTTATATGAACTATGGGAAGTTAGATTAGGAATCAATAGAGTTAATAACAACAAACTGGTAAACACGTGGATCCTGTTGATGTTTATAATGCAacactagtgtgtgtgtgtgtgtgtgtgtgtgtgtgtgtgtgtgtgtgtgtgtgtgtgtgagtgagtgagtgagtgagtgtgtgtgtacacaagtGCAGCTGTCAGGTGAACGCAGCTAGTGTTGTTAGCCTCTGAGCTGCTGTTGGGCAGAGGACTAGTAGGAAATAGGAGAATACACACAAGTGAAGGACAAGTAGCAGAATAAAGTCGAGCCCTTATTGAAACGTGAGTGGAGCTAAGCTAACATTTACATGACAGCTCACCTCCACGGAGCCCTGAGCCTCACGACCACCGAGAATCCACCGCAGCATCGTTTGTTagcagctaacgttagctggaGACACAGCATGAAGCcagtttatacacacacatcaaccGATAAGCATAACTTAAATACCATAAATGATGaaacatctttataaacaggCTCAAGATTCAAGCTAACGCTACCGACGAGGGGTTCCTTACCAGTCATTAGCGTAAACAGAGCCTGGCACCCGGTGGATAAATGTCGGTCCTGTTTATCCAGAGTGTGGCAACATGTTGACACCAAGTGAAAACAGACAATCTCACCGAACCTGACAAATGTAAAGTTGATGCTGAGACGTTGGAGCTGCGTGAGGGAAAAGCAGAGTTTCACAACCACAACAAATCATTCATGTGACTGAGGCTACGGAAGCTGCCGAAGGACAAGTCTCATTCAGGTCGAGTAAAATGGGGAAGTGATACTAATACTGCTTTACATGATGAAAAAATGATGATTTTCCATTTAGTATTCAAAGAACTAACTTCAGGTCAGTTTAAGTCAATACAACAGTAATAATCCATTATTCAAAATCGTATCTAAGTTCGTGTACAAAGTTATTGTTCGGGTGCATGtacttaaagtaaaagtacaagtcCTGCTGAAAATGATATGATGTGCTCTTTTATATTGCATTGTTAAAATGAGTACCTCAAAAAAGTCCCCACAGTCACATGATAAACTAAAGATCACATGAACCGTtctgatgacgatgatgatgatgatgatgatgattattattattattattattattgttattattattattattattattattattatgttatgttgtgttatgttatgttatgttatgttatgttattatcaTTTGATTTCGCTGTCATCAAATTGTACTAAAGTTGTGTTTTACATTATGCTTTGGTACATGAAGCATTTCGGGGTGAAGGTAGGTCCATCCAGCTGATGCTCTATGCTCTTCCATTTCATCCACTGCCCCTGTCTTGCTTGTGGGACAGCCTTAACACATCTTGCTGCCTCCTCCTGACGCCGAACTTCCAGGACTACTAACTTTCCCCGTTCTGATGGAGTAGCCTTGTTTCACAAAGGTCTACTCTGACCAAGGTCCAaacttcctcctcctggtccACAATGTCAGCATGCTGGAGCGCTGCCCTCACGTGTTGAGTGTCCAATTCTCTCCTTTTGTCTCTGATATTCCGACAGCCTTGTGACTCTGACGGTCATCTCTAGCCTTGTCTTGGTGCACTTGCATATGTTCTATATGGAAGATCTTAATTTGTAAAGTAACCATGGCTGTAACATTAAGATCAGTGGAGAAAAAGCACAATACTACCCTCTGAAATGTGAGAAAGTAGAAGTATAAAGTagcatgaaatggaaaaaatactGTAGTAAAGTGCAAGTAACTCACAACGTTACCTTAGTATAACAACACTTACGTCAATCTACTTTGTTATTTTACCCCTGAAAATTTCAATAACTTCATTAAGAATTATTGAAATTTCATCTACTCATTCTCGCTCAGTGAATAATACGATTAATAATTGTGcaaacagtgttttcagttgtgACTGAAAACACTGGCCCAGTCAGTGAGTTTAGAACCCACACAGTTTTCATAAAAGTTGAACAAACCTTTTACCACACTCTTTGGGATATCGTAACATTAAACATCAAAACTCCTCACTTACACGTAGgccttttaaaaaagaagaaaaaagttccTGCCTAGTTGTAAGAAGGTGAAATGACACTTGGCTTTGATGGTCGTATGTTATGTCCAACTGAGAGAAGGGACCAGTATATATTAACTTTTCGTCAACATGTTAACCAACCCAATTAAATAGAAAGTTGCTCTCTAGATAAACAAATGCTCAATTTGGCAATACCTCAtgcaaatgtcttttttcaaatcttttttgCTTCTGGTCACaagatgttttcttcttcacaaaCCTATTCTCAGCATATGTGTCCTGGAGGTTCCACGTTTCCACACCACACATGTATAAATTGTTTACTGTAATCCGAAATTGAACTGCGATTTCCCCTTTTAATGAATGTAAAAACTCAGTCTAATTTATCAGTCTGTACTGTGAAGCTCAAACATGCGAATGAAGGAACAATgagcaaaacatatttttaggTAAATGGATCTCTACTGAGTCGGCTGTGTATCCTGCTTAAATCAGTGTCGTTCTCCTTTTTACAGCTAGATGGCAGTGTGTAACAATCCCTTGAGATCACACAAGGCTCAAACCCCTGTTAGCCAGACATAACCAAATACTTTTGCCAATTGCTTCCTCTTGTATTTATCTTCAATGCATTCATATTtgtctaaattaaaaaaaggca
Coding sequences within:
- the wdr41 gene encoding WD repeat-containing protein 41, with product MLRWILGGREAQGSVEKSLVLCIGEEQPKNCFTELQVLKGHFDIVRFLVQIDDFRCASAGDDGLVLVWNVETGERLQELRGHSQQITAITTFTCNNGLTSHTSLITASSDRSLSLWDPDTGNRVQTISDLQSSVKCLLVLERLCVWFSGGEELCVWNKDFQLQCHRQNHSDTGITALIELPKNCIAAAMDKEIMIYRLTFSTDSSVSVAEMRCLSDHQDQIRALINVNDGLFVSGSHAGELILWDAIDWNILAYEHILWEESQTSAQAEIRLGAPKPSEMSIQHLTTNGKLILAAVGSGLYVYSIRTKSVVAYRKVAHDSNVLHTMLLSDSALMSCSEDGSVRMWEIQELPLPGEPASPGFFGMWTFGRSHKQTGPPTKKIIDVPNTRTLELTGDLIGHSGAVQMFVSFKENGLVTCSTDHLLILWKNGERQTHLRSLALFQKLEENGGL